One window of Papaver somniferum cultivar HN1 chromosome 9, ASM357369v1, whole genome shotgun sequence genomic DNA carries:
- the LOC113313441 gene encoding superoxide dismutase [Mn] 1, mitochondrial-like, with amino-acid sequence MALISKITLPDLDYDYGALEPAISGEIMQIHHQKHHQAYITNYNKALEQLTEATAKGDTSTVVKLQSAIKFNGGGHVNHSIFWKNLAPVSEGGGELPEGSLASAIDTHFGSLEKLVQKVNAEGAALQGSGWVWLGLDTELKKLVVETTGNRYKNMRPEYLKNIWKVINWKYACEVYEKALL; translated from the exons ATGGCTCTTATATCAAAAATAACTTTACCAGATCTTGACTATGACTATGGTGCGCTTGAACCTGCAATTAGTGGAGAAATTATGCAGATTCATCACCAAAAGCATCATCAGGCTTATATCACTAATTACAATAAAGCTCTTGAACAACTCACTGAAGCTACAGCCAAAGGAGACACATCTACTGTTGTTAAATTGCAAAGTGCCATCAAGTTCAACGGCGGAG GCCATGTGAACCATTCAATTTTCTGGAAAAATCTTGCTCCTGTTAGT gaaggaggcggTGAGCTTCCTGAAGGTTCCCTTGCCTCGGCAATTGATACTCATTTTGGATCTCTTGAAAAGTTGGTGCAAAAGGTCAATGCAGAAGGTGCTGCTTTGCAAGGCTCTGGATGGGTG TGGCTAGGTCTGGATACAGAACTGAAGAAGCTTGTTGTTGAAACCACAGGGAACCGG TACAAGAATATGAGACCAGAATATCTGAAGAACATATGGAAGGTTATTAACTGGAAATATGCCTGTGAAGTTTATGAGAAAGCACTCCTCTGA